Proteins from a genomic interval of Luteitalea sp.:
- a CDS encoding TonB-dependent receptor plug domain-containing protein → MRLCGALLLVLAVASPVTSQVRTVGAIAGTVVDASGAVVPGASVHLRDELTNSERETVSNEQGAFQLLDLQAGSYEVTVALEGFRSTVYSGVAVESARTTDLNVRLEVGALGEDVVVTGAAPTLETTSSTLSTTVTNDDLQNLPLSGRNVLNFALLVPGVQSSSAANARESTYQGMPGATINITIDGINNNSQGFKSGGTSFFATVPPRLDAIEEVSVSTGGLGADTGAEGAMNIRFVTRRGTNAFRGGTFFQYRHDSLNANDYFNNARDVEKPRDRRNEFGGHLGGPILRDKAFFFFNWEEARVPRQEIQTRTVLTEEARQGVYRYQGTDGVERTANLLDIARSNGFSGTVDPIIGSQLATIDGTAENAALTSTDLLRNELRWNESRTTIEHYPTVRVDYHLTPSLAVNGALNLFDRDIDGRRQFPGDLTPLQVFGNTWLIGSSSMNWTISPTTLMEIRYGLQRNSDTFNRGELIDQFDIGGRRALRAADGPRLRDQRKPRR, encoded by the coding sequence ATGCGGCTATGCGGTGCGCTTCTGCTCGTCCTGGCGGTGGCTTCGCCCGTGACCTCTCAAGTTCGCACCGTTGGCGCCATCGCCGGCACAGTCGTCGACGCCTCTGGAGCCGTCGTGCCCGGCGCGAGCGTTCATCTGCGCGACGAGCTCACGAACAGCGAGCGCGAGACCGTGTCCAATGAACAGGGTGCGTTCCAGCTCCTGGACCTACAGGCTGGCAGCTACGAGGTCACCGTCGCGCTCGAAGGATTCAGGTCCACGGTGTACAGCGGCGTGGCGGTCGAGTCTGCTCGTACGACGGACTTGAACGTGCGCCTGGAGGTGGGAGCGCTCGGCGAGGATGTCGTCGTCACTGGCGCCGCCCCCACGCTCGAGACCACCTCGAGCACCCTGTCGACAACGGTGACCAACGACGACCTGCAGAACCTGCCGCTCTCAGGGCGCAACGTGCTGAACTTCGCGTTGCTCGTGCCGGGCGTCCAGTCGAGCTCGGCGGCGAACGCACGCGAGAGCACCTACCAAGGGATGCCGGGCGCAACGATCAACATCACGATCGACGGGATCAACAACAACTCCCAGGGCTTCAAGAGTGGCGGCACCAGCTTCTTCGCGACCGTTCCCCCGCGGCTCGACGCGATCGAGGAGGTGAGCGTCTCGACGGGCGGCCTCGGCGCCGACACCGGCGCGGAAGGCGCAATGAACATTCGGTTCGTGACCCGGCGCGGTACCAACGCCTTCAGAGGGGGAACGTTCTTTCAGTACCGTCACGACAGCCTCAATGCCAACGATTACTTCAACAATGCTCGTGACGTCGAGAAACCGCGAGACCGCCGCAACGAGTTCGGGGGCCACCTCGGGGGTCCGATCCTGCGCGACAAGGCGTTCTTCTTCTTCAATTGGGAAGAGGCGCGCGTGCCGCGACAGGAGATCCAGACCCGCACCGTCTTGACCGAGGAAGCGCGGCAGGGTGTGTATCGATATCAGGGGACCGACGGCGTGGAGCGTACCGCCAATCTCCTCGACATCGCGCGCTCCAACGGCTTCTCCGGCACCGTCGATCCCATCATCGGCAGCCAGCTCGCGACCATCGACGGCACAGCAGAGAACGCTGCGCTGACGTCGACCGACCTCCTTCGCAACGAGCTCCGGTGGAACGAATCGCGCACGACGATCGAGCACTACCCGACGGTTCGCGTGGACTATCACCTCACGCCGAGCCTGGCCGTCAACGGCGCGCTCAACCTGTTCGACCGTGACATCGATGGCCGCCGGCAGTTTCCCGGTGACCTCACGCCGCTGCAGGTCTTCGGCAACACGTGGCTCATCGGGTCCTCGTCGATGAACTGGACGATCTCACCGACCACGCTGATGGAGATCCGCTACGGGCTGCAGCGCAACAGTGACACGTTCAACCGGGGCGAGCTGATCGACCAGTTTGACATCGGCGGCCGGCGAGCTCTACGCGCTGCTGACGGGCCGCGTCTCCGCGATCAGCGCAAGCCGCGGCGTTGA
- the sufC gene encoding Fe-S cluster assembly ATPase SufC, producing MKMLRITNLHARVEDKPILTGVNLAIEKGEVHAIMGPNGSGKSTLANVLAGRDNYEVTEGEALYEGRSLLDMDPEERAREGLFMAFQYPVEIPGVNNSYFLKAALNAVRKHRGLPDLDAIEFMQYVKQRAKLLSMDASFLNRSVNEGFSGGEKKRNEIFQMAVLEPRLCIMDETDSGLDIDALKIVADGVNTLRSPDRSIVVITHYQRLLNYIVPDHVHVLSSGKIIRSGGKELALELEDKGYGWIETDGAAQPSAAV from the coding sequence ATGAAGATGCTAAGAATCACGAACTTGCACGCGCGTGTCGAAGACAAGCCGATCCTGACGGGTGTCAACCTTGCTATCGAGAAGGGCGAGGTGCACGCGATCATGGGTCCGAATGGATCTGGGAAGAGCACGCTTGCCAACGTGCTCGCGGGCCGCGACAACTACGAGGTGACGGAGGGCGAGGCTCTCTATGAGGGCCGGAGCCTCCTCGACATGGATCCGGAGGAGCGCGCTCGTGAGGGGCTGTTCATGGCGTTTCAGTATCCGGTGGAGATTCCGGGTGTGAACAACAGCTACTTCCTCAAGGCCGCCTTGAACGCCGTTCGCAAGCATCGTGGTCTGCCGGATCTCGACGCGATCGAGTTCATGCAGTACGTGAAGCAGCGGGCCAAACTGCTCAGCATGGATGCGAGCTTCCTCAACCGCTCGGTGAACGAGGGGTTTTCCGGTGGCGAGAAGAAGCGGAACGAGATCTTCCAGATGGCGGTGCTCGAGCCGCGCTTGTGCATCATGGACGAGACCGACTCGGGCCTGGACATCGACGCGCTCAAGATCGTCGCCGACGGCGTCAATACGCTCCGGAGCCCCGACCGCTCGATCGTGGTGATCACGCATTACCAGCGCCTGCTCAACTACATCGTGCCGGATCACGTGCACGTGCTCTCGAGCGGCAAGATTATCCGCTCTGGTGGCAAGGAGCTGGCGCTGGAGCTCGAGGACAAGGGCTACGGCTGGATCGAGACAGATGGCGCGGCCCAGCCGTCGGCCGCCGTGTAG
- a CDS encoding PilT/PilU family type 4a pilus ATPase, whose product MPHDPDIDRLVTELNALGEASARPAADDTAKLERWLHALRERGGSDLLLVAGAAPAVRLDGRMTGLDASPLDGADIEDAVLPALPPHAQHQYREGGTADASFALTGVGRFRINLHRERGRAAAAIRALPRQVPRLADLGLPQELDQLTRLPRGLVLVGGPTGSGKTTTLAALVAEINTRDARHIVTIEDPIEYEHTHQRSVVEQVEIGVDTPDFLTALRSAMRQAPDVIVVGEMRDPETMRMAVAAAETGHLVLATMHTTDAASTIGRIGDSFPPERQNTIRQELAMALAAILTQTLLPKRGGGVVPAAELLIVSYGARQHIRKNALQHLHQEITLTRKHGSFSLEDSLARLVKTGIIERADALARAAHSEELEMALRG is encoded by the coding sequence ATGCCACACGACCCCGACATCGACCGGCTGGTGACCGAGCTGAATGCGCTGGGTGAAGCGAGCGCGCGCCCGGCGGCAGACGACACAGCAAAGCTCGAGCGTTGGCTGCACGCCCTCAGGGAACGCGGTGGCAGCGATCTGCTGCTCGTTGCCGGCGCCGCCCCAGCCGTGCGCCTTGATGGCCGAATGACCGGTCTGGATGCCAGCCCGCTCGACGGCGCCGACATCGAGGACGCAGTCCTCCCGGCATTGCCCCCTCACGCGCAGCATCAGTACCGTGAGGGCGGCACGGCTGACGCCTCGTTTGCTCTCACAGGGGTCGGGCGGTTTCGTATCAACCTACACCGCGAGCGAGGGCGGGCGGCGGCGGCGATCCGCGCCCTGCCCCGGCAGGTGCCGCGGCTCGCCGACCTCGGTCTGCCCCAGGAGCTCGACCAGCTGACACGGCTGCCGCGCGGTCTGGTGCTCGTCGGGGGTCCAACCGGCTCCGGCAAGACGACAACGCTCGCGGCGCTGGTTGCAGAAATCAACACACGTGATGCGCGGCACATCGTCACCATCGAAGATCCAATCGAGTACGAGCACACGCATCAGCGCAGTGTCGTCGAGCAAGTGGAGATCGGCGTGGACACCCCCGATTTCCTGACAGCCCTTCGCTCCGCGATGCGCCAAGCGCCCGATGTCATCGTCGTCGGGGAGATGCGCGACCCGGAGACCATGCGGATGGCGGTTGCAGCTGCCGAGACGGGCCATCTCGTGTTGGCAACAATGCACACAACCGATGCGGCATCGACCATCGGGCGGATTGGCGACTCGTTCCCTCCGGAGCGCCAGAACACGATCCGTCAGGAGCTCGCCATGGCGCTGGCGGCGATCCTGACACAGACGTTGCTGCCAAAACGCGGCGGCGGCGTTGTTCCGGCGGCGGAGCTGCTGATCGTAAGCTATGGGGCACGCCAGCATATTCGCAAGAACGCGCTGCAGCACCTCCATCAGGAGATCACGCTCACGCGCAAGCACGGGTCGTTCTCTCTCGAGGACTCGCTGGCCCGGCTCGTGAAAACAGGCATCATCGAACGGGCGGATGCGCTCGCGCGGGCGGCGCATAGCGAGGAGCTCGAGATGGCGCTGCGAGGGTGA
- a CDS encoding 5-(carboxyamino)imidazole ribonucleotide synthase, with protein sequence MLPGATVGVLGSGQLGRMFAIAARRMGYRVHTLSPQEDTPTGQVADIEYSVPYEDLDTVRRFASGVDVVTFEFENVPASTVEAVAEHVPVRPAWTVLHTTQNRAREKTYLERAGLPVGPFVVVATAAEARTAVARIGTPAILKTARFGYDGKGQIRIDAPEQVEAAWAGLGGQESVLEAFIDFERELSVVAARGIDAGFAHYGAAENTHVNHILDVTVAPAELPPAIATDAEQIARTIVESLGLVGLLCVEMFLTKDGRLLVNELAPRPHNSGHFTFDASVTSQFEQQLRAVCGLPLGSTRQLAPAAMANLLGDLWAGGEPNWAAAAAFPEVKIHLYGKARASSGRKMGHLTALADTPREAARIVRAARDALGFRGVSG encoded by the coding sequence ATGCTCCCCGGCGCCACGGTTGGGGTGCTCGGCAGCGGCCAGCTCGGTCGGATGTTCGCGATTGCCGCGCGGCGGATGGGATACCGCGTTCACACGCTCTCCCCGCAGGAGGACACGCCAACCGGCCAAGTCGCTGACATCGAGTACAGCGTGCCGTACGAGGACCTCGACACGGTGCGCCGCTTCGCCAGCGGCGTAGATGTCGTCACGTTTGAGTTCGAGAACGTGCCCGCCTCGACCGTGGAAGCGGTTGCGGAGCACGTTCCCGTACGACCCGCCTGGACCGTGCTGCATACGACGCAGAACCGCGCGCGCGAGAAGACCTATCTCGAGAGAGCAGGTCTGCCGGTAGGGCCGTTTGTCGTGGTTGCCACTGCTGCAGAGGCTCGTACCGCCGTGGCGCGAATCGGGACACCGGCCATCCTCAAGACCGCGCGCTTCGGGTACGACGGTAAAGGACAGATTCGCATCGACGCTCCAGAGCAGGTGGAAGCCGCGTGGGCCGGCCTGGGCGGCCAGGAATCAGTGCTCGAGGCGTTCATCGACTTCGAGCGCGAGCTGTCGGTGGTTGCAGCGCGGGGGATCGACGCCGGGTTCGCGCACTACGGCGCTGCCGAGAACACGCACGTGAACCACATCCTCGATGTGACCGTCGCGCCCGCCGAGTTGCCGCCTGCCATCGCGACCGACGCGGAGCAGATTGCCCGCACCATCGTCGAGTCGCTGGGCCTCGTCGGCCTTCTGTGCGTCGAGATGTTTCTCACGAAGGATGGGCGGCTGCTCGTCAACGAGCTGGCGCCGCGGCCGCACAACTCCGGCCACTTCACCTTCGACGCCTCGGTGACGAGTCAGTTCGAGCAACAACTCCGCGCCGTGTGTGGCTTGCCGCTCGGATCCACGCGACAGCTCGCACCGGCTGCCATGGCGAACCTACTCGGCGACCTATGGGCCGGCGGTGAGCCGAATTGGGCCGCCGCTGCCGCGTTTCCCGAGGTAAAAATCCACTTGTACGGCAAAGCTCGGGCCAGCAGCGGTCGGAAGATGGGCCACCTCACGGCCCTCGCCGACACTCCTCGGGAGGCAGCCCGCATCGTCCGCGCCGCCCGCGATGCGTTGGGCTTTCGCGGGGTGAGCGGGTGA
- a CDS encoding substrate-binding domain-containing protein, with protein MTSSRRANLPVPEKPVNIKDIARELGVSTGTVDRALHAKPGINPMTRARVLRTAESLGYRPNLAARYLKSRRALRISVHLPREIALFWDSLREGIREAATLFEPTLQVEFRSYPRLGEGDVPLFEETLEEGTNGLIIAPGDPTALKPWIRRAAKRSVPVACVVTDAPGTQRLTSVSADPFTVGAVAGELVCRYLPGGGPVAFFTGWLGTEDHAEKLRGFEASLEKTGRGIQLAAVVEAHDDEREGHRRTLNLLDAHPGLKGIYVSTVNSLPVLRAVEHAGFTDKLTIVTTDLFPELVERIRAGRVAATVYQRPLSQGRLALQALYQFLVDGTCPPTKIKVVPHLVMRSNLDLFLERLRVDSEALDQRTSVGPAPGVRRRRRAARASRPRINV; from the coding sequence ATGACGTCGAGCCGTCGCGCCAATCTCCCCGTCCCGGAAAAGCCCGTCAATATCAAGGACATCGCACGGGAGCTCGGCGTCTCGACGGGCACCGTCGACCGAGCGCTCCACGCGAAGCCCGGCATTAATCCCATGACGCGCGCCCGGGTGCTTCGCACGGCTGAATCATTGGGCTATCGGCCGAACCTGGCGGCACGCTACCTGAAGTCGCGCCGGGCGCTGCGGATATCGGTCCATCTGCCGCGCGAGATTGCGCTGTTCTGGGACTCGTTGCGCGAAGGGATTCGCGAGGCCGCCACGCTGTTCGAGCCAACGCTCCAGGTCGAATTTCGCAGCTATCCGCGACTGGGCGAAGGGGATGTGCCGCTGTTCGAAGAAACCCTCGAGGAGGGGACGAATGGCCTCATCATCGCCCCAGGCGATCCGACTGCGCTCAAGCCGTGGATTCGCAGGGCGGCGAAGCGGAGCGTCCCGGTTGCCTGCGTGGTCACCGACGCCCCGGGCACGCAGCGGCTGACCTCCGTGTCCGCGGACCCGTTCACGGTCGGCGCCGTTGCCGGTGAGCTCGTCTGCCGCTACCTCCCGGGCGGCGGGCCCGTCGCCTTCTTCACGGGCTGGCTCGGCACCGAAGATCATGCGGAGAAGCTGCGTGGGTTTGAGGCGAGCCTCGAAAAGACGGGAAGGGGGATCCAACTCGCCGCCGTGGTCGAAGCGCACGACGATGAGCGCGAGGGTCACCGGCGAACGCTGAACCTCCTCGACGCGCATCCGGGATTGAAAGGGATCTATGTGAGCACGGTCAATTCGCTGCCCGTGCTTCGTGCCGTCGAGCATGCCGGCTTCACCGACAAGCTCACCATCGTCACCACCGATCTGTTCCCCGAGCTGGTCGAGCGGATTCGTGCAGGCCGCGTGGCGGCGACGGTCTATCAACGACCACTCAGCCAAGGTCGACTGGCACTTCAGGCGTTGTATCAGTTTCTCGTCGACGGCACCTGCCCGCCGACCAAGATCAAGGTCGTGCCGCACCTGGTCATGCGGAGCAATCTGGATCTCTTCCTCGAGCGGCTGCGTGTCGACTCAGAAGCGCTCGACCAGCGCACGAGCGTCGGACCGGCGCCAGGCGTGCGTCGGCGCCGCCGCGCTGCGCGTGCCTCGCGTCCCCGCATCAACGTGTAA
- a CDS encoding FAD-dependent oxidoreductase, whose protein sequence is MPRIRYGVPYWRERIPRIRRRSYPRLRKEAEADVVIVGATLAGCLTAYLAARDGAQVILLEPDRVAAQGALGGCGWVSREPDLGFRALHAKHGLRATRVAFDAWKRAATDFASLVRRLRIKCDLVQQAAVWMAESDVEAKELEREVRARRNADIDAALVRGRRLEEEIGTEARAAFRLRQDGYLNMYAAALGILRAAEGLGVQIFEQTSVRRVRNRRHHSEIVTTGGPIRTQHLVVTTEAAEGPFRGLARHLDLQERYVAVTPPLGAGVVRACGRLHETLLVGIPRRLRVSWTPDRRLIVTGAEQRPVHRRRLPSVLEQRTGELMYNLLVRYPAILGTPAEYGWSERFTTARGRLPYIGPHRTYARHLFAFGLGHGGAPVAMLAARILARYVQGAPEKEDEIFAFHR, encoded by the coding sequence ATGCCCCGAATTCGTTACGGTGTTCCGTACTGGCGGGAGCGCATTCCGCGGATCCGTCGCCGCTCGTATCCACGCCTGCGCAAAGAAGCTGAGGCGGATGTCGTCATCGTTGGCGCGACCCTTGCGGGATGTCTGACCGCGTATCTGGCGGCGCGGGACGGCGCGCAGGTCATCCTGCTCGAGCCGGACCGTGTTGCCGCTCAGGGCGCCCTCGGTGGCTGCGGCTGGGTGTCGCGTGAGCCGGATCTCGGTTTTCGCGCGCTGCACGCCAAGCATGGCCTGCGTGCGACGCGGGTGGCGTTCGACGCTTGGAAGCGCGCGGCAACCGACTTTGCCAGCCTGGTCCGCCGTCTTCGGATTAAGTGCGACCTCGTCCAGCAAGCAGCGGTCTGGATGGCCGAGAGCGACGTCGAGGCGAAGGAGCTGGAGCGCGAGGTGCGGGCACGGCGCAACGCGGACATTGACGCTGCGCTCGTGCGCGGGCGGCGGCTCGAGGAGGAAATTGGGACAGAGGCGCGCGCCGCGTTTCGTCTGCGGCAGGACGGTTATCTGAACATGTACGCTGCGGCGCTCGGGATACTTCGGGCAGCCGAGGGCCTCGGCGTCCAGATCTTCGAGCAGACGTCGGTGCGACGCGTGCGCAATCGTCGGCACCATAGTGAGATCGTCACCACCGGAGGCCCGATACGTACCCAGCACCTGGTCGTCACGACCGAGGCGGCTGAAGGTCCTTTCCGGGGGCTCGCCCGCCATCTTGACCTGCAGGAGCGCTACGTGGCGGTGACGCCGCCGCTTGGCGCCGGAGTGGTCAGGGCTTGCGGTCGCCTGCACGAAACGTTGCTCGTTGGTATTCCGCGCCGCCTGCGCGTGAGCTGGACGCCAGACCGCCGCCTGATCGTGACCGGTGCGGAACAACGGCCTGTTCACCGACGCCGCCTCCCGAGCGTGCTCGAACAGCGCACCGGCGAGCTGATGTACAACCTCCTGGTTCGCTATCCGGCAATTCTCGGGACACCCGCAGAATACGGCTGGAGCGAGCGTTTCACGACGGCCCGCGGCCGGCTCCCATACATCGGTCCGCACCGAACCTACGCCCGGCATCTCTTCGCGTTCGGCTTGGGCCACGGTGGCGCGCCCGTCGCCATGCTGGCGGCTCGGATCCTTGCGCGCTACGTGCAAGGCGCGCCGGAAAAGGAGGACGAGATCTTCGCCTTCCACCGGTGA
- the purE gene encoding 5-(carboxyamino)imidazole ribonucleotide mutase, which translates to MSTPAPLVGVIMGSRSDWETLRHTAEVLEQFGVAHECRVVSAHRTPDWMREYAMSAEERGLEVIIAGAGGAAHLPGMVASYTLVPVIGVPVQSRTLSGLDSLLSIVQMPAGVPVATMAIGVAGATNAGLLAMAMVGIRRPELRNKLRRYRDQRAQRVREERFE; encoded by the coding sequence ATGAGCACGCCTGCGCCGCTGGTCGGGGTCATCATGGGCAGCCGATCCGACTGGGAGACCCTGCGCCATACGGCTGAGGTCTTGGAGCAGTTCGGCGTAGCGCACGAGTGCCGGGTCGTGTCCGCCCACCGAACTCCTGACTGGATGCGAGAGTACGCCATGAGCGCCGAGGAGCGCGGTCTCGAGGTCATCATTGCCGGTGCCGGCGGTGCCGCTCACCTGCCCGGCATGGTGGCGTCGTACACGCTCGTGCCAGTGATTGGCGTCCCCGTCCAGAGTCGGACCTTGAGCGGTCTGGACTCACTGTTGTCAATCGTCCAGATGCCGGCCGGTGTCCCGGTGGCGACCATGGCGATTGGCGTGGCTGGCGCAACCAATGCGGGGCTGCTCGCCATGGCCATGGTGGGCATTCGTCGCCCCGAGCTGCGCAACAAGCTCCGCCGCTACCGTGACCAACGCGCCCAGCGCGTGCGCGAGGAGCGGTTTGAATGA
- the sufD gene encoding Fe-S cluster assembly protein SufD, producing MDVAEVQDARFGHFEEFAAARAKVEPTWLRDRRQAGISRFRQIGLPTTREEEWRFTPVRPIATTAFQPGTDLPISVTRAEIEPFSFAGLGGPELIFVNGRFAPALSRPGSLPAGVRVTSLTELLASDGALVDANLGRHVKFEQHGFTALNAAWMADAAVVVIPKNQVVETPIHLLYFGSAERPVAVHPRVLVLAGEGAAARLIESYAGPLGQVYLTNALTEIVVGANARLDHYKVQRESTSAYHISSTHLTLHRSAMFTTHGITLGGHLVRNDINAVLDAEGVSCTVNGLYLVDGDRLVDTHTAIDHAKPHCESHELYKGVLNDHGHGVFNGKIYVRPDAQKTDAKQTNQVLLLSEDATINTKPQLEIFADDVKCTHGATVGQISSEALFYLRARGIGRDAARQLLIHAFAEEIIERIQIPPVRQALEQALLKELPIKD from the coding sequence ATGGACGTCGCCGAAGTACAGGACGCAAGGTTTGGGCACTTCGAAGAGTTTGCCGCGGCGCGCGCAAAGGTCGAGCCGACGTGGCTCCGCGATCGCCGTCAGGCCGGTATATCGCGGTTTCGGCAAATCGGGCTACCAACCACTCGCGAAGAGGAATGGCGATTCACGCCAGTGCGGCCCATCGCGACGACTGCGTTTCAGCCAGGCACGGATTTGCCGATCTCCGTCACGCGTGCCGAGATCGAGCCGTTCTCTTTTGCCGGGCTCGGCGGTCCGGAGCTCATCTTCGTGAACGGCCGTTTCGCTCCGGCGCTCTCACGCCCCGGCTCGCTGCCGGCTGGCGTCCGCGTGACGAGCCTGACCGAGCTCCTGGCCAGTGATGGCGCTCTCGTCGACGCCAACCTCGGGCGGCACGTCAAATTCGAGCAACATGGCTTCACCGCGCTGAACGCAGCCTGGATGGCTGATGCGGCCGTCGTCGTGATCCCAAAGAACCAGGTCGTCGAGACGCCGATTCACTTGCTTTACTTCGGGAGCGCAGAGCGGCCGGTCGCAGTCCACCCACGCGTGCTCGTGCTCGCCGGCGAGGGAGCCGCCGCACGCCTGATCGAAAGCTATGCGGGCCCCCTGGGTCAGGTCTACCTGACGAATGCCCTTACCGAGATTGTCGTGGGCGCCAACGCTCGCCTGGATCACTACAAAGTGCAGCGTGAGAGCACGTCGGCGTACCACATCTCCAGCACGCACCTCACGCTCCATCGGAGTGCGATGTTCACGACGCATGGCATCACGCTCGGTGGCCATCTCGTGCGCAACGACATCAACGCCGTCCTGGACGCGGAAGGCGTCTCGTGTACGGTCAACGGGTTGTACCTGGTCGACGGTGACCGACTGGTCGACACGCACACGGCGATCGACCACGCGAAGCCGCATTGTGAGAGCCATGAGCTGTACAAGGGCGTGCTGAACGACCACGGCCACGGCGTCTTCAACGGCAAGATCTATGTGAGACCGGACGCCCAGAAGACAGACGCCAAGCAGACCAATCAGGTGCTGCTGCTGTCCGAGGATGCAACCATCAACACCAAGCCGCAGCTCGAGATCTTCGCGGATGATGTGAAGTGCACGCACGGAGCAACGGTTGGCCAGATCAGCAGCGAGGCACTGTTTTACCTTCGCGCGCGTGGCATCGGCCGTGACGCGGCGCGACAACTCCTGATTCATGCGTTTGCCGAGGAAATCATCGAGCGAATCCAGATTCCGCCCGTTCGTCAGGCGCTCGAACAGGCGCTGTTGAAAGAGCTGCCCATCAAGGACTAG
- the sufB gene encoding Fe-S cluster assembly protein SufB — translation MSTSTETIEQLATREYKYGFETEIEALTLPKGLDEEVVRRIWELKEEPEWMLEWRLRSLRAWLKMTEPQWPNVTYPPIDYQEMSYYSAPSAKKKLESLDDLDPEIKRTFDKLGIPLDEQKVLSGVAVDAVFDSVSVATTFKKKLGELGIIFCSFSEAIQEHPELVRKYMGSVVPYTDNFFASLNSAVFTDGSFVYVPKGVRCPMELSTYFRINARNTGQFERTLIVADEGAYVSYLEGCTAPMRDENQLHAAVVELVALDNATVKYSTVQNWYPGDKEGRGGIYNFVTKRGKCAGVNSKITWTQVETGSAITWKYPSCILQGDNSVGEFYSVAVVNNRQQADTGTKMVHLGRNTRSTIVSKGISAGVGQNTYRGLVKISKSAENARNYSQCDSLLIGDKCGAHTFPYIEVKNPGAIVEHEASTSKIGEDQIFYCRQRGISTEDAVNIIVNGFCKEVFRELPMEFAVEAQKLLGVSLEGSVG, via the coding sequence ATGAGCACGTCCACCGAGACCATCGAGCAGCTTGCAACTCGCGAATACAAATACGGCTTCGAAACCGAGATTGAAGCGCTCACGCTTCCGAAGGGGCTCGATGAAGAGGTGGTCCGACGCATCTGGGAGCTCAAGGAAGAGCCCGAGTGGATGCTCGAGTGGCGTCTGCGCTCGCTGCGCGCGTGGCTGAAGATGACCGAGCCGCAATGGCCCAACGTCACGTATCCCCCGATCGACTACCAGGAGATGAGCTACTACTCGGCGCCGAGCGCCAAGAAGAAGCTCGAGAGCCTGGATGATCTCGACCCGGAGATCAAGCGGACGTTCGACAAGCTGGGCATCCCACTCGACGAGCAGAAGGTGCTGAGCGGCGTCGCCGTCGATGCCGTGTTCGACAGCGTGTCGGTCGCCACGACCTTCAAGAAGAAGCTTGGGGAGCTGGGCATTATCTTCTGCTCGTTCTCGGAGGCCATCCAGGAGCATCCGGAGCTGGTGCGCAAGTACATGGGCTCGGTCGTCCCCTATACCGATAACTTCTTTGCCTCGCTGAACTCGGCGGTCTTCACGGACGGGTCGTTCGTTTACGTGCCCAAGGGTGTGCGCTGCCCGATGGAGCTGTCGACGTACTTCCGCATCAACGCGCGGAACACCGGCCAGTTCGAGCGCACGCTCATCGTCGCCGACGAAGGGGCGTATGTGAGCTACCTGGAAGGGTGCACGGCGCCCATGCGCGACGAGAACCAGCTTCACGCGGCCGTGGTGGAGCTCGTAGCCCTCGACAACGCCACCGTGAAATACTCCACGGTCCAGAATTGGTATCCGGGTGACAAGGAGGGGCGTGGCGGCATCTACAACTTCGTGACCAAGCGCGGCAAGTGCGCCGGCGTGAATTCGAAGATCACCTGGACGCAGGTGGAGACGGGGTCCGCAATTACGTGGAAGTATCCCAGCTGCATTCTGCAAGGGGACAACTCGGTCGGCGAGTTCTACTCGGTCGCCGTGGTCAACAACCGGCAGCAGGCGGACACCGGCACGAAGATGGTGCATCTCGGCCGGAACACACGCAGCACCATCGTGAGCAAGGGCATTTCTGCGGGGGTTGGACAGAACACGTACCGTGGTCTCGTGAAGATCTCCAAGAGCGCCGAGAACGCGCGCAATTACTCGCAGTGTGACTCCCTGCTCATCGGTGACAAGTGCGGCGCGCACACGTTTCCGTACATCGAGGTGAAGAATCCAGGCGCGATAGTCGAGCACGAGGCCTCGACCTCGAAGATTGGCGAGGACCAGATCTTCTACTGCCGCCAACGGGGGATCTCCACCGAGGATGCCGTCAACATCATCGTCAACGGCTTCTGCAAGGAGGTCTTCCGCGAGCTTCCGATGGAGTTCGCGGTCGAGGCACAGAAGCTGCTCGGCGTCAGCTTGGAAGGGAGCGTCGGCTGA